The following DNA comes from bacterium.
CGTCATGTTAGCAAAAAGACGGACACTCAATGCAAACGGTTTAGTAAAAAGGCCGATGACCTCAACCGGCACCATGATCGGCCACAAAAGCCAATGCACGCCGGCTGTAAGGTGCTTGAGATACCCACCAATACCTTGCGCTTTGATCGCCGTAAATTGGGTCACAATAAATGTACACACCGCAAGAGTTGCGGTGACCGCGATATTGCCTGTGGCCGTTGCGCCGAAAGGGATAAGGCCAAGCAAATTCATGAATAAAATAAAGAAAAATAGTGTCAGGAAATAATTAATATAGCGATCGGTTTTGTCACCGAAATTCGGACGAACAATTTCTTCCCGAATAAAAACAATGATGGATTCGAATAAATTGTATAATCCTTTGGGAATAAGTTTTGGACGGGCAAGCACGGTAAAAACCAGAAGCAGTAGTAAAGCGACCAGCCACATCATCACGACGTGTTTCGTCGGTGAAAGATTGATGGTCAAACCAGCAATGTGAATATCAGGAAAATGCGGTAAATTTACGTATCCTAAAAAAGGAACTTCGATCTGATTGGAATTAGTAATATGATGGAGGATCGTCCCGCCGATATCGACCTTTTCGGGCGCATGGGCTAAAGAATCCTGAGCCGTTGATGCGGCAGTTGAAAACAGCATGAGCGTAGTATCCTATGATTTCGAGCATTCCGGCATAACCGCCAACAATGCTATGAGTTCTTCATCACCTTCTTCAGTTGAAGACCGCGATTGATAAAATAAATTTCGACGATTTGAAACAACAAATAATAAATTCCAAAAGCGACAACGAATAATTTAAGATCAATGTTCACTAACTTAGCCATCAGCACCAAAACAATTGCCACGAGCATGAGACGAATTCCCATACCGCCCATAACGATGCTCATGAAAAGTTTTACAGGTTTGGCTAACGCCCAACGTGACATATAAAAACCCGATAATACGTGAACCAATGCCAACCCAAGACCAGAAAGTACGATGGTCATTTCGCCGGATGTTGTCAAAAAAGAATTAAGTATCAATAACACGACAATGGCAATTACAAAAATAGTAAATAAAAAATATTTCTGATTCACGATTGTTTTTCTTTTTTTCCTGGTTTAGGCAATTCGGCGACAATCCTGAATAACCTGTAGAATCCGCCGAAAAGTCCCATAAAAATTCCAATTAAAACAAACAAAATTTTCGTCTCAAATTTTTCATCCAGCCAGTGAC
Coding sequences within:
- a CDS encoding AtpZ/AtpI family protein encodes the protein MSDPKKIHKSVGETTSQLGPILTWGWQFALTLGALVWIGHWLDEKFETKILFVLIGIFMGLFGGFYRLFRIVAELPKPGKKEKQS
- the atpB gene encoding F0F1 ATP synthase subunit A; protein product: MLFSTAASTAQDSLAHAPEKVDIGGTILHHITNSNQIEVPFLGYVNLPHFPDIHIAGLTINLSPTKHVVMMWLVALLLLLVFTVLARPKLIPKGLYNLFESIIVFIREEIVRPNFGDKTDRYINYFLTLFFFILFMNLLGLIPFGATATGNIAVTATLAVCTFIVTQFTAIKAQGIGGYLKHLTAGVHWLLWPIMVPVEVIGLFTKPFALSVRLFANMTAGHVVILSLIGLIFVLKSLVVAPISVVFALFIYVLELFVAFLQAYIFTLLSALFIGMGLHHAHDSHHDEAGHEAAHH